A single genomic interval of Aureliella helgolandensis harbors:
- a CDS encoding serine hydrolase yields MGRCWQIVVSIVVGSSLLAACFPSVLAADAPTQQALSAKLAEICRKHDVPAMSVAVVDGKGLVASQCFGVRKRGTSDQVELSDRFPLGSCTKSMTATVSAVLVDSGKINWETTIGEVWPKATDEFIHPKLRDVTLEELLSHQSGLPGDISEISSQAWAKFFEESQSPVLERRRMLTLFLSKPPTQARGTFVYSNLGYAVASAMLETRAQEPFETLMAKHVFEPLEMPSADFRTLKLAEQLKPPLLWGHRAEGGAPMDPRLAGAENPSVYAAAGTVHMSIEDYAKYARWHLVGSPSPVLRSQGAFDQLHQPIVDYTLPGCKYGCGWICSDTALGPALTHAGSNTNAFAVIWVLPESNFAAVVCTNSGEPQAFPACDELMAYLMKELATKRAGGQEVTPDRLVGRYQLTPNFIFDVSVKDGHVMVGITNQPTQEVFPDSPTKWSYRGVDAQLEFSLRATGPAYAVTLHQNGASQKAVRMRN; encoded by the coding sequence ATGGGACGTTGTTGGCAAATTGTTGTATCAATTGTGGTTGGATCGTCGCTTCTGGCGGCATGCTTTCCTTCCGTGTTGGCCGCGGACGCTCCGACGCAGCAGGCGCTGTCTGCTAAACTTGCAGAGATCTGCCGCAAGCATGACGTACCCGCGATGAGCGTGGCTGTCGTGGATGGCAAGGGGTTGGTGGCCTCCCAGTGTTTCGGAGTTCGCAAACGGGGGACATCGGACCAAGTGGAGCTCTCCGATCGGTTTCCCCTTGGTTCATGCACGAAGTCCATGACGGCGACCGTGTCCGCCGTCTTGGTAGACAGCGGCAAGATCAACTGGGAGACAACCATTGGAGAGGTTTGGCCCAAGGCTACCGATGAATTTATCCACCCCAAACTGCGTGATGTAACGCTTGAGGAACTTCTGTCGCATCAAAGTGGGTTGCCGGGAGATATTTCGGAGATTTCAAGCCAGGCATGGGCAAAGTTTTTCGAAGAAAGCCAATCCCCAGTATTGGAACGGCGCCGCATGCTGACGCTGTTTCTTTCCAAACCACCGACGCAGGCACGGGGGACGTTTGTCTATTCGAATCTGGGATATGCTGTCGCTTCTGCCATGTTGGAAACGCGAGCGCAGGAACCGTTCGAAACCCTGATGGCGAAACATGTTTTTGAACCGCTGGAGATGCCTTCGGCGGACTTTCGGACGCTGAAACTAGCGGAGCAGCTCAAGCCACCTTTGTTATGGGGCCATCGGGCAGAAGGTGGTGCGCCCATGGATCCCAGATTAGCAGGTGCGGAAAACCCGTCGGTCTACGCAGCGGCGGGAACGGTGCACATGTCGATCGAAGATTACGCCAAGTACGCACGCTGGCATTTGGTGGGAAGTCCTTCGCCAGTACTCCGCTCGCAAGGTGCGTTTGACCAACTCCACCAACCAATAGTCGACTATACGCTTCCTGGTTGTAAGTATGGTTGCGGTTGGATTTGTTCAGATACCGCACTCGGTCCCGCACTGACTCACGCGGGGTCCAACACCAACGCGTTCGCGGTGATCTGGGTTTTGCCCGAATCGAATTTCGCCGCTGTCGTCTGTACGAACTCAGGAGAGCCCCAGGCTTTTCCAGCCTGTGACGAATTGATGGCGTATCTCATGAAAGAACTGGCAACCAAGCGAGCTGGGGGCCAGGAAGTCACTCCGGATCGTCTGGTAGGACGCTATCAACTGACGCCCAACTTTATTTTTGACGTCAGTGTCAAAGATGGGCACGTAATGGTTGGCATCACGAACCAACCGACACAGGAGGTCTTCCCAGACTCCCCCACGAAATGGTCGTACCGTGGTGTCGATGCTCAGCTGGAATTTAGTCTTCGAGCCACAGGCCCCGCCTATGCCGTGACGCTCCATCAGAACGGTGCGTCACAAAAGGCCGTTCGCATGCGGAATTGA